The Pyrus communis chromosome 8, drPyrComm1.1, whole genome shotgun sequence region AACTTAAGAGGCAATTGTCTGAGGCAACAGATGTTAGCTCACATCAATTTCCTAAGCATTTTTGGCATGAAGATGATGCATCTCTAAAGGAAGATGATGGAACCCCGGGATGATATATTTCTTTGTCATACGGGCGTGGTTTGAATACGTTGGCCTGCAATCTCATCTTCTTTCAATGCCATTATCATCTTCAAGTTGGTGTATCTACGCTTTTCTTTACAAATGTAAACTGGTAATAGATGTTTAGTTGGATACTGCAGATGAGCTTTAATTTACGTTCTCTCTTACCATGGAACATCTTATGCAGAGGATATGATGCTTCGTTTTAACAAATGTTAACTGAATATATGTTTCAGTTTTGTCCCTCACAATATCCCAGTTTTATTGAGTTTGcatatcatttaaaaaaaataaaaattcatgtttatataatttacaaatcTTATACTTCTTAGAGAGAATTAATTTACGAAGCAACAATAATTGTATCTATTTAAAACTGTAATAGTTAGTTTTGTTCATTCTTTATCATCAATGATCAATCTGTCCATTGAATTTTACTTTCATCTCTGTATTTTGGAGTTTGTTCAGCTGATATGTAAGTTAAGCAAAAGCATCCGAGATGACGTTCATGTTGAATAGCTATCACAAGAAGCAGGCATTACAAAATTTCATATGTCGTAGGAGTGTGAACTACAGAAGACTCCTTTTCCCCTGCCTCTAATTTCTAGAGGACTCCAAATGTTGATTTTTCCGGTTGGAACTGCAGTTTATTGTTACTGTATTGCTTATTTTGAACTACAGAAGCCTAACATGGGTGGCACAAACTCGCATCTGTACTTCCTTCCTTCCGCGTTGGCAGGTTGTCTCATTTTCTTTATCCCGGGACCATCTTAAAGCTTGCGTAGATACGTTATATGCTCTTGTAGATCCGGCCATAAATTCACAGCAACAATGGAAAGCCGCACGTAATTAGATCTTTTAGCAGAAGATGTGGAGGTGTGCTTTTTGACGTTTCTCTTCCTTTCGTTATTTTTCTTCACCATCAACATAACGAGAGACAGGGTGGGTGGGGAGGGGTAGCgaacaaggaaaaaaatgaaaaagttgtGAGAATCAAACTTCGTACGGTTGAATGttctccaatttttttctttttaaaggcCCTTAAAACTAATAGACACTGTGATCCTTTCGTCCACCACTGGGTAGAAAGGCTTGCCTAAAGGTGACTAGAAGTAACACAGCTGCTGCAGCTGTCGAAGTCAGGAATTGTCGGGAGGGGAGGCGAACTTAAAAGAGTGTAAGGTtaaaaaaaatggcaacaaCCTAATCCTTTTATATGGTAgtgtttttcataatttttcaatacaaacaaatttcAATTGTTGTCGGCGAGATTTCACGTCATAAAAATGTCGCATAATAGactcattatcaataaaagtaaATACATCTCTTTCAATGTAAACAATCATGCTATTACTCAAGCATTGATATCTCATTTTGTACGCAATGGTGTTTTCACAATATTATAGTAGAAAAAACTCTCCACTGAAACGGTTGCAGTTGGTAACATTGAAACTAATATAAGAAGCTTACACGCTATCATATAGCTTGCACACCTCCCCATCTTCACCAACTTATTTGCAAGATCACTAATTCTTCTGATTTTAGACTCTTAATCCTAGAGTAAATATACCATATGACTACTAACTAATTAAAccaacaattcaattaatcaataccaATAATCATATGAATTATTCAACTAATTGAAATGCATCGTTTGGTTAAGGATTTttcagaggaaaaaaaaaaaaaacagtgcaGCAGGAAACGGAAACCAGAAAGCAGGCCAAACGACCATAACTTTCGATGGGACCAGAAGGGCGGAACCACCGCTCCTAGGCTTAATTTCCAGAGAGGGGAGGGGCGGATGTCCTTCTTGTCTCTCTATAGCTTCGCCAGTGCTAGAGACTGAAAAAatagagggaatgcatgtgaaagccgGAGGTGAATTTTTATGCCATTGACCTGTCCTTGGAGCACTTGGGAAACTGGAAATTTCATCTCAGAAGCGCCTCAGTTGGAAGCTCCACGTACTACCCATTTTCTCTTTAACAAATCCACCTCATTTATCTTCCCCTCATCCAATCCGTACACATAGGACTGCTTTCGTCGAGAGGAGAGAACATACTGTTTTAATCAATTTGGCTAAGTACTAGCATCGACATACTTCCGCAAAATATATCTAGAGATTATAATATCGTCAAAGAGGTCTTAAATGAAATTGCTTTGAACCTAAATTAGAACTAATGAAAATGGGATGAAGATGCCAAAgagtaaagagaaaaaaaagtctTAAACGTTAAAGAAATTCTTAATTGGAAAAATAATGAGGAAATAAGAACCTCATTTCTCCTCACTAACACTAACAATATATTTGCACATCACTTTACAAATTACAATATAGAGATAAAGAATGAGCTGCAAATTTTGCACTCTCTCATCAGAAATGtgtcacaaaataaaataaaacctatataacttgttaattaattagagtgcaaataaaatataaaaattagaaGAACAAAGTTGTGTAAAAAAGTTGGTTCCAAGTGTCTGGCAGTCCAGGAAGGCACCAATGGCTGCAATCTGCTGAACGGTCAGGATTGGCTCTCTGCTGAGGGCTCAAATCACCACTGTAGATTGATGGGTGCCCATCTTTTCTCAGCTCTGAAAGCATTGTGATGTCCAGCAAAGACGGAGGATTTCTCATACCCCGGATCACACTGTCCATCACCCTCATTTGGTCTGGATAAGTAGTCCCGGGATAAGTTACTCCGCTCACTTTCATTGGTGCTGTTTCTCCATAGCAGTTCTTGGTGGTTGTAGGAGTTGCACCCCCATTCCATTCATTTGGGCTGTCAATTTAGCATGTTATTCGACTGTATACCATGGTTACCAAATTACTTAGATTCTCACCTTGGTCATTCCGTCGAAAGTCTATTATTTGCGCCTCTAAACTTTGATAGGCAAACGAATCATGCTTCACTGCTGAAAAAAGATCAACAAGTGCTGCTGAAACCTAATCACAAATCGATAAGTATCCAATAATATATTTTCGAACTCAATTATTTGAACACATGTTCATTTGTGATTGGTTTTCAGCAGCACTTGCTGTTCTTCTTTCAACAACGAAACATGGTTCAAAGCAAATGACATTTGACAGATTGACCAAAGTGACACAATTGAACTTTTAAGGACAATAGAACTCAAAAACTTAATTCCGGGACCAAGATGAGAATCGGATAATAACTGACGGACAATAACAACAGTTTACTCATCTACAATTTATTCCCCAAACATGCCCTTAAATTTTTTTACGTATTCTGTGCATGAAACGGAAGTCCTATTAATTTATTCTTCCTACCCTGCAGAGagtataatattttttaaaaatttagagAAATTGAATTCTATGGAGGAAAAGATTTGAGAGAAGTGGTCCATTTTCTCTGGTGAGCCGTACATTAGCAATTTTTGTCTTCTTCAAAAATGGTATGTGTGTACTGTTTTCCACCGACATAGCCAGTGCTCTGAAACATTTGCATTTTCTAAACAAAATAGGTCTATTTACACAAGTTTTAACTTGTGATGGTCATTCCTCCAAGTTGTAGTTTCATTCACTCAAATTATAATACATATATCGACTTATAAATATCATATCCGACTACTCATCGTTCGGGAAAAATAAACCTTAAAACTTatctatatataatatgtaaatTAATAACATTACGTGTTAATACagtttttgtaataaaatatcTTCCTCGGGTTGTTATACCCGACCATTCATGACTAGTGGACCGACCTACATATAGGGTAGAAATCTAGTCAACATTTagcaacccaaaaaaatatctaaaaatgccagcaagagaaatgttaagacgACTCTTAAATGTAAAACTCTCTGCCGTCTCATGTTTTTTtcataatatattataatattagtacGAGAATTAATGTTAAAATGTAACGTGACAAAAAATTCCATTTTAAGAGCATTTCTCGCAATTATTTGGTGCTTGGAGGTAGCAGTGCCTATAGCTAATTCCAATACATAAATTATGAACcatggaaaattgaaaaagtgAAATTTCCACCAAACAATTATGAGCGAGAGAGAGACTGACTCGTAGTGTGTGGGAGAAatagagaggaagaaaactctGGTCTTTGTGGTGTCGATGTTCGAGTCAATCCAATTCGCCCATGTTTTCATCCCTTTCTCCAAAGCAGCCAAACGGTCCATGTCTTGGTAATAACTCCCTCCTGATTCCATGTAATCCCACCTACACGTTTTCAAACACAATGATCTTAATTTCTAATGATTTACATGAAATAAGTACACCACTATTTTGGTATTCAAACTGATTATGTCTTGTTATAATCTAAAGTTAAAACGTCTAACAACGCATGATAAGTTTAGAACACTAAAACTACGCATTTTGGTGCATGTCAAAAACATTTTGGACAAACCCATAAAACGTTTTACAActtttggtaaactttttggTATAGAGATGCAGTTCTACAGCAAGATAAAAATGTAAGAAAGCGCTAAGTTCTTTAATTGGTCCAAAAAGCACTTATGCTCCTAAAAGTACATCTACTCAACTTTACCAAATGCTTTACTCAGAATGTGGACACTAGCATTTTGAACCTAAGGTTACCACTGCACACAAGTACCAAAAGATAAACAAACACACACGGATTGCTCACCCTTGGAGACCTCCTTTGTGGCTCCACCAATGACCGGTGTTAAACGACAGCACGTCGGCGTTCCGCCACACCTTGCTGTTCTCCGAAATGTCCTCAAGCCTCAGAACTCTCTTCCCTTGATACATTTCTATGTCGACCAGGTACGGAGCTTTGTAAAATTGCAGTGTCAAGCCGTAGTCCTGCATCATAGGAGCAAAACCCAATAAGGTTCTGTTTGGATCGACACAATGCTCTCATTTCCTAGCACATGACTTTTTAGGGACAACGAACATGCTGATGATATTTTGCTGTCGTCACCAATGGACCCAAAGGGTCCCTCAGAACATCTTGCCTACGTGATTTTTTGGACTAAATTTTCGAAGGAAAGTGTTTTTCACTCTCATTTTTGTCTACCACAcacatttgttaattttgtcattgatttatataattttttcgATTCGACGGTCGAAAATTGAGAAGTATGTGTAAAAAGTATAAACGGATGTGTAAATAGCATTGCATTTTCAAACCATTgtcaaaaaatgcaaaatgaatttgttcatttaataaATGAGTCTTGCAATTTTTTTGTTCCTACAATAATAATAGTATATGAAAATGTGTTGATGAGCATTTATGTGATATGGGAAGAAAAACTCTCCCACACCATCTCTATTCTTACAAAAATTATAACCATTTACGGTGTTtcgtattttaatttaaaatctaGGCAAATTGATTAGGATAATGTGTTCGTCTCTTACACGCAAATTTAAATTTCCTTTCTTATAAATTAAACTAGTTTGAAGTCCGTCTCATTAGCAATCATTTTTGGCATTGAATTTGAATCCAATTgcttcaagaaacaaaaaaaccaaaacccagaaagaaTTAAGGGACTCACCAGGAAACTGAATGTTGAGAGTGGATCCCCTTTAACCATTTGAGTCTGGGTTTGCGGATTGGTAGAGTAAATCAGACAAACCAAAGATTCCCATTGGTTCCTCCCAAGTGAATCCCCTACAAACATCACTGTTTTCCCTTTCATTTTGAGCAGAAACTCAGCCCCATTGAACCTACCAACAACAACAAGATACACCAAAAGTCACCAaaacgttaaaaaaaaaaatatatatatatatatatataataatgaaaatggtttaaaacttgaagttttgaagataaggacaaaataaaatgtaaagtgaatagtatcaagattaaattttttgtgtaaaaatatgatttttcgttaaaatgaacagtaccgaaagtttttcgttaaagtttcatAAAATCACTTTTGAAATGCTTTTGCTTAACCTTGGGAGCTCAGAATCTAAAACCCAACAAAAACCCATGTCTCAAAATCACATTTTGAAAGCAGTTTTGGTTACCTTGGGAGCTCACAATTGAGGGGTCTCCATCTGTACTTGAGGTAATCGGAGTCCGGGCGGCCGTACATTTGGCAGTTGAATTCAGAGTCGATGATTAAAGGGCACTCGGAAGATTGGTACATTGGGTAGGAGTCATCTTGGACCCAAGTGCCTGCAAACAATGCGCAATTGGATTGGTTGGTTTGGAACATCGGAGCTGTTCTGTGATGGTGGAAGTTGTGGTGGTGGTTCTTCATGCTGTATATTATGGCAGATTGGGATTGAACAAAAACTAAGCACAAAAGAGCTAAGCATGAAGCAATAGATTGGGAGCACAAAAGAGCCATTGCAGTCTTGCAGAGAAGAGAGATGATTGGGTAATGAAGAAAAAGCCAAAGCTGAAAAGAAGAGAGTACCGGAGTAATGCAAATTTGAGAGCAAAAGTTGATATCTTGATTCTGCAAATGCAATTGGgtcttttatataaaaatggAGGGGGATTTTGGATTTGTTGCGTGCATGTGGGAAATTTTTTCCATCTATTTGTAACACAAGTGCTATATTACATGTTGTTAAATAAGTGGtggaaaatgttattttttacGTTATTACCTTTTTAATAATCTCACCACTTGTATAGAAACACACAATATACTACTCTGTATTCcaatcacattaaaaaatcacttGTGAAGGGCTGAGATGGGTTCATACTCACACGTGAGTTATAAAATTGAGAGGGGGATTGGTGATGGTGAATGTGTGAGATTATGATTTGGACCCCCTCCCTCAAGCCTGTAAGCTGAACCGACACTTCTTGCTTTCATATTGGAATGCTAAAAAGGTGGTTTAGTCCACAAATCATCGTGGGGTCTTGTTGAATATGGTGTTCTTACGAGAAAATTCTATAATGTATTGGTGTATGGAATACATTATTGTATTGAATCGTTGAATTGTATGGttaaattttattagttttaatcTAACCGTTCAAACATCAGTGAATCTCATACATCGGTGTATTGGCATACATTATTGAAATTAACGGATTGATGTATCTTGAAGAAATTTGTACAAATTAATTTGTGAATGTAATTCGCTTAAAAGTCGCTATATACATTGACGTACGGTAGAAATGCAATGTATGCATGtgtgaatcaaaggaaaaaaacgGTGTGTGAACGCATATTTTGTCTAAGAGTATGGATTGAGTTGGTATATGCGTATGCATTGCTCCTAATCTTCAATGTAGAATTACAGAGTTGATAATGTCACTTTAAAACAGTCAAATTGTGCAATTTATCCCTCCAAACTATGATTCATTTTTTAAAGAATAATATTTGGCTACTTAAAAGGACGTGTATAGTTCCTACTAAAAAATATTCATTGTTGATTCATAGAACTTTGTGCTTATGATTataaccgttcatattataaatcactctataaagaTCATATCTGccaaaaatcaattaaactaaggttgtttagttatcgaactttataaaaacatatgaaCGGAATTAGTAAAAATATTACGAATTGTCTACGTATTTGTtataatagattgactaaacgacaTTAGTTTtaattcctctttttttttttttttttgatatgaTCTTTACAAAGTGCCTCATAATATGAACGATTTTGATTATAAGCACAAAATTATGTGTCTCGAACACGAAGAATTTTGAGTAGAGTTCTTACTCATCCTTTAGTGACTAAGTATTGTTCTTGTTTAAAAGCTAGGCTTTGTATTGACTATATTAAAGAGAATCGAggtataaaaataaagacgaaTGTGAACAATGAAAAAATGAACGCACGTAAGTCATTGATATGGATTAAAAATGATCTTAAAGGGGTTGAGAGCTTTTTCAGAGTCCATGTAAAATATGAATATATGAATCTGCCACTGTTAATAATGTTATACTctctttaattttaatgaaatcgATGCACCAAACGATTTATAATTCGTACAATAACTACTCAAATAGTAGAGATTTCATGAACTTAAATTTGGGAGCAACTGGCCAAGGTTGTGTGTTGCGGGAGGCAGGCAATGTGGGATGATGTAATCTCAACTTGGTGCCCATGGGGGCCTCTCGGTGTGCTACTATATTATCTCCCATCAATTGTACGCTGGGAAATGAGTGCTATTAGGCGCCTCAAAGttggttggattttttttatctcCCATCTATTGTAAAAAGGGAATTAAGATTCTCTTTGGATTTTTGTATCTGGAGCTGATGGATTTCAAAATTTGGATTGTTCAAGAGAGAGAAATTTAGGCCGTTCAAGGGCTTGATTTTATGTGAGGGGGGCTGGTTGGATGGGTTAATGAGAGCCACATGATTTGAATTTAGTAGTCTGTATTTTAATGTCAGACGACTTTAAACACGTAGATTCGAAGAGGGATTTGTAAAAAGGAGGCAGAGAGAAAAATAATCTAGGTGTGCACCTTTTTATGAAAGAGGGCAAACTTCCATTTGGAAAGCAAAATGTGCCTTGCTTTACTTAACAACATATGCATAGAACACCATTCTTCAGTCTTGTAATTTATACTTTGCTTTATGGAAAGCAAAGGTACGAGCCTCGTGCAACATCACCATCTAAATTATCACATTCATGCTCATGAATTCGGGCTTATCAATTATGACAAAAACTTTTAGGTAAAATTTGAGACCCTCTTTGGCTTTTCCTCGATCAAAGTTCATACAATTAAGTAAAGATAATTGTTATTAGCGTTATGAAAAGATAAATGAAtttcacacatttatttttttctttatgcacgtttttatattttatttcctagCTTTGGAATTGAACTAATTAATGACAAAGTAAAGAAAGATGTGTACAAGGAGGAAAAAAGCGTGTGTACAAAACTACTttcttataataaaaaaaagtcggAAGAGATTTGAAATTCAAGTGATTAAACATATTTATCTCCGGACCTATGTGTCCAGCTCCACTCTCCCTCAatatctaataaaaaaattacaatcaaagggttccaaaagcacttgaagtgtattctacaagaagcaccagttatgtgcttcttccaggaaacactttaagtgtttttctaagatttacttgtatttttactaaaaatttgttccaaaaacatttttaccaaaaacgtttttagttattttaaaagcatattcAAACGAGTTCTATTTTAGAATAGTAACTACTTTTCAATGTCACCCTCGCCTAAGTACGCTTTTAGTAGGAAGATGATCTGgtccggatctcttccatcatAGGTCCaggatcaagtgattcaaacCGTTGAATTTTGATGTAACGGTTaccattattataatttttagaggacattcctatttgtaaccgtttgatcaaatttcaacggcctgAATCACTTGATCTTAGGCCTTTGATGGGAGAGATCCGGACCGGATCCTCTGCCCTTTTAGTAGACAATCGATGTCCTTTCGTGGCAGCTGCATGgaaaatcttttttattttaatgaaaacgA contains the following coding sequences:
- the LOC137743923 gene encoding protein PMR5-like; this encodes MALLCSQSIASCLALLCLVFVQSQSAIIYSMKNHHHNFHHHRTAPMFQTNQSNCALFAGTWVQDDSYPMYQSSECPLIIDSEFNCQMYGRPDSDYLKYRWRPLNCELPRFNGAEFLLKMKGKTVMFVGDSLGRNQWESLVCLIYSTNPQTQTQMVKGDPLSTFSFLDYGLTLQFYKAPYLVDIEMYQGKRVLRLEDISENSKVWRNADVLSFNTGHWWSHKGGLQGWDYMESGGSYYQDMDRLAALEKGMKTWANWIDSNIDTTKTRVFFLSISPTHYDPNEWNGGATPTTTKNCYGETAPMKVSGVTYPGTTYPDQMRVMDSVIRGMRNPPSLLDITMLSELRKDGHPSIYSGDLSPQQRANPDRSADCSHWCLPGLPDTWNQLFYTTLFF